Proteins encoded by one window of Pempheris klunzingeri isolate RE-2024b chromosome 14, fPemKlu1.hap1, whole genome shotgun sequence:
- the LOC139213272 gene encoding ankyrin repeat domain-containing protein SOWAHA — MVLTQESVLFLLIAEGGKVKKSDLVGKFTGSIDCDDPAEKERNRELFKTFVNNVAVVREIDGVRYVVVKKMYQHLLNGVQAAEKTEDKEIRLTGEQQRPPVRGEKTDCSGEAGGERSAVTEPEPEQGSESGEHPTESLSPIQLALQRSKCTDIRVKRMLNFEIQRQDVNGDNRSRGGAANEPAGVQSKPFALPLRVPPGATRVEIRKLKSDADKAPKSPKLDASRSKRRPPSVETGSSVGSPQLRRPLKSTKATEEPRDTRVPTLVPLEQSEHEWLVKCAAGHWSQVYGLLLRDSQLAEKRDFMSGFTALHWAAKCGNSEMLVKIIDLSKQGGADIDINAKTHGGYTPLHIAALHDQEYIIAMLVGEYSADPSVRDNCGKRAYHYLHKGVSATVREMLGEPKVQQAQERASYEKEDPDLFPDLPKGLHSISRLFQPHVMGHKKKHKQRPGLLSLSDDPSEERVDGSFRHRVLSDVFM; from the coding sequence ATGGTTTTGACGCAAGAATCCGTCCTGTTTCTGCTCATAGCGGAGGGGGGCAAGGTGAAGAAATCCGACTTGGTGGGGAAGTTCACAGGCTCCATAGACTGCGACGATCCTGCGGAGAAAGAGCGGAACAGGGAGCTTTTCAAGACTTTTGTCAACAACGTCGCCGTCGTCAGAGAAATCGACGGCGTCCGGTACGTTGTGGTCAAGAAAATGTACCAGCATTTGTTGAACGGGGTCCAGGCAGCGGAGAAGACTGAAGATAAAGAGATCCGGCTGACAGGTGAGCAGCAGCGCCCACCTGTGCGGGGTGAGAAGACTGACTGCAGTGGTGAGGCAGGAGGGGAGAGATCAGCAGTGACTGAACCTGAGCCGGAACAGGGAAGTGAAAGCGGTGAACATCCTACAGAATCACTTTCTCCCATTCAGCTGGCTTTGCAAAGAAGCAAATGTACAGACATTAGGGTGAAAAGGATGTTGAATTTTGAGATCCAGAGGCAGGATGTCAACGGAGATAACCGCTCGAGAGGAGGCGCAGCAAATGAGCCCGCCGGCGTCCAGAGCAAACCCTTCGCTTTGCCCCTCAGGGTGCCACCAGGCGCCACCAGAGTGGAGATCCGCAAGCTGAAATCGGACGCGGACAAAGCCCCCAAAAGCCCAAAGCTAGACGCCTCCAGGAGCAAGAGAAGGCCCCCGTCGGTGGAGACGGGCAGCAGCGTCGGCTCACCCCAGCTGAGGAGGCCGCTGAAGAGCACCAAGGCGACGGAGGAGCCCAGAGACACCAGGGTGCCCACTCTGGTTCCCCTGGAGCAGTCCGAGCACGAATGGCTGGTCAAGTGCGCCGCCGGCCACTGGAGCCAAGTGTACGGCCTGCTGCTGAGAGACAGCCAGCTGGCAGAGAAGAGGGACTTCATGTCGGGGTTCACCGCCCTGCACTGGGCCGCCAAATGTGGGAACAGTGAAATGCTTGTGAAGATCATCGACCTATCCAAGCAAGGAGGAGCTGACATTGACATTAATGCAAAAACGCACGGCGGATACACTCCCTTGCACATCGCCGCCTTGCACGACCAGGAGTACATCATCGCCATGCTGGTGGGAGAGTACAGCGCCGACCCAAGCGTCCGGGACAACTGCGGGAAGAGGGCCTACCACTATCTCCACAAAGGCGTCTCTGCCACGGTGAGAGAGATGCTGGGCGAACCCAAAGTCCAGCAGGCTCAGGAAAGGGCCTCGTACGAGAAAGAAGACCCGGATCTGTTCCCGGATCTGCCCAAGGGGCTGCACTCGATAAGCCGTCTCTTCCAGCCGCACGTGATGGGCCACAAGAAGAAGCACAAGCAGAGGCCGGGGCTTCTCTCCCTGAGCGACGACCCCAGCGAGGAGCGAGTGGACGGCAGCTTCAGGCACAGAGTCCTGTCggatgttttcatgtga